A single region of the Drosophila takahashii strain IR98-3 E-12201 chromosome 2R, DtakHiC1v2, whole genome shotgun sequence genome encodes:
- the Usp15-31 gene encoding ubiquitin carboxyl-terminal hydrolase 43 isoform X1 has product MGTAKERGEQSEGDAATTHSTGAATTTGGAGAATTTTTTNAAKKIRRAFSMPRNPFRWSRKFKTAAASVASSSEKDNGSGGRDNEVVGGGGGRERRGSHTAISSCVGGGRGRSGSIVSLSSYEAPLVTTTSSSNNNNAANNNNSSSNTTASNGSNNNSNNNNKRTRALRRSSFRKFLNRIAQHLSSTVNVVANKHGQSTVQGSSGGGGAGPGERVPPIGGYQWPADQTPGVMGLKNHGNTCFMNAVLQCLSHTDILAEYFVLDQYKADLKRRNKINSRKFGTKGELTEQLANVLKALWTCRNESDHSTGFKAVVDRYGSQFRSSTQHDAQEFLFWLLDKVHEDLNTASKRRYKSLKNSYGRSDEVIAAETLANHIRCNNSFVQAVFQAQFRSSLTCPRCEKQSNTFDPFHCISVQLPQLTQQTIFVTVVYMKQLPRQVRMGLRVPAGSPIVALREQLHADTGIEGSRMVLVDLNAEGFSRVFYDTQPVETLASIETIYCIEVPEATAAQLPKVETDKPAPATTTVASQADLLLLVANVYRAKDGKDISRFGAPFSMKAPRDCSYQDLQKRLLREMAALLKPEVFSYATPPAEMFRIRLQDPSADPDTYLEQVEHPLLTEMIDMALSVLSAEAGPQHIKLLLEWSSPEAHFVGKQQDAEEAVVEHESVARLSASKPSDTASLTLEQCLEHYTKAETLSAEDAWRCPHCQQYLPVVKTLGLWSLPDILVVHFKRFRQHQSKGPQAAKLTTMVKFPLTAFDMSPHLARGVHESASSSLGMGTGLGLGLGLGLGSGNPWKKARSGDSRSSTLNSRCDPKDTRYDLYAVCYHQGDTLETGHYTAACKNPYDRQWYKFDDQRVSKVPEDDIEQDIINNEAYMLFYQRRSVDAGECSGSSSNSGDHWVSRIAPAPSSSASSTSGKEKEPPVKVEEATETPAAEKAQSKPVDIPKICQERVEATEEPTEDVPEKASTPNKLNIEELAFADADVDTSLSETSTKTEAAPAVEPEKLTVEEATSIFAMDEDCTDLGEEEKKEDTTEKEEIPLPASESTAEPKTNGHASSSSSSSSSESSLSSRSSPRSLSTSVTAASTLQSKFNGHLSAAPPALFNGNGSANGNTPQLSSSLQLSRQVLHNHNWHGSRSSVSAVENASHQAASLSLRHSFSTSSNYTETLSSLLRKSANTCSKDTLLFIDQQNHHHTSGLIEDDDDSYMGRSLWISPVTPHKLITVSPKN; this is encoded by the exons ATGGGCACGGCAAAGGAGCGAGGAGAGCAGAGCGAGGGCGACGCCGCCACCACCCACTCAACgggggcagcaacaacaacaggggGAGCAGGAGCTGCCACTACAACAACCACGACGAATGCCGCCAAAAAGATTCGCCGCGCCTTCTCCATGCCACGCAATCCCTTCCGCTGGTCGCGTAAATTCAAAACGGCAGCGGCCTCCGTTGCGTCGTCCTCGGAAAAGGACAACGGAAGTGGCGGCAGGGATAACGAAGTGGtggggggaggaggaggaagagagCGACGTGGCAGCCACACGGCCATCTCCTCCTGCGtgggcggggggcgtggcaggagcGGCAGCATTGTCTCCCTGAGCAGCTACGAGGCTCCACTCGTGACCACCACCTcctccagcaacaacaacaatgcggccaacaacaacaacagcagcagcaacaccaccgCCAGCAAtggaagcaacaacaacagcaacaacaacaacaagcggACACGTGCTCTACGCCGCTCGTCCTTCAGGAAGTTTCTCAACCGGATCGCCCAGCACCTGAGCTCAACGGTAAATGTCGTG GCGAACAAACATGGCCAGTCGACGGTGCAGGGATCttcgggaggaggaggagccggtCCAGGCGAGCGAGTGCCTCCCATCGGAGGCTACCAGTGGCCGGCGGACCAGACTCCGGGCGTAATGGGGCTGAAGAACCACGGCAACACGTGCTTCATGAACGCGGTGCTGCAGTGCCTCAGCCACACGGACATCCTGGCCGAGTACTTTGTGCTGGACCAGTACAAG GCCGACCTCAAGCGCCGCAACAAGATCAACTCGCGCAAGTTCGGCACCAAGGGCGAGCTCACCGAGCAGCTGGCCAACGTGCTGAAGGCGCTGTGGACCTGCCGGAACGAGAGCGACCACAGCACCGGCTTCAAGGCGGTGGTGGATCGGTACGGGAGCCAGTTCAGGAGCTCCACGCAGCACGACGCCCAGGAGTTCCTCTTCTGGCTGCTGGACAAGGTGCACGAGGACCTGAACACGGCCAGCAAGCGGCGCTACAAGAGCCTCAAG AACTCCTACGGCCGCTCGGACGAGGTGATCGCCGCCGAGACGCTGGCCAACCACATCCGGTGCAACAACAGCTTCGTCCAGGCGGTGTTCCAGGCCCAGTTCCGCTCTTCGCTCACCTGCCCGCGCTGCGAGAAGCAGTCGAACACCTTCGACCCCTTCCACTGCATCTCGGTGCAGCTGCCGCAGCTCACGCAGCAGACGATCTTCGTCACGGTGGTGTACATGAAGCAGCTGCCCCGCCAGGTGCGCATGGGTCTGCGCGTTCCCGCAGGATCGCCCATTGTGGCTCTGCGGGAGCAGCTCCACGCGGACACGGGCATCGAGGGATCGCGCATGGTGCTGGTGGATCTGAATGCCGAGGGCTTCTCGCGCGTCTTCTACGACACGCAGCCGGTGGAGACGCTGGCCAGCATCGAGACCATCTACTGCATCGAGGTGCCGGAGGCGACTGCTGCCCAACTTCCCAAGGTAGAAACGGATAAGCCTGCTCCCGCCACAACAACAGTGGCTTCGCAGGCCGACCTGCTGCTCCTGGTGGCCAACGTGTACCGGGCGAAGGACGGCAAGGACATCTCGCGCTTCGGGGCTCCCTTCAGCATGAAGGCGCCGCGCGACTGCTCCTACCAGGACCTGCAGAAGCGCCTGCTGCGCGAAATGGCCGCGCTGCTCAAGCCCGAGGTCTTCTCCTACGCCACTCCGCCGGCCGAGATGTTCCGCATCCGGCTGCAGGACCCCTCCGCCGATCCGGACACCTACCTGGAGCAGGTGGAGCACCCGCTGCTCACCGAGATGATCGACATGGCGCTCTCCGTGCTCTCCGCGGAGGCGGGACCGCAGCACATCAAGCTGCTGCTGGAGTGGAGCTCTCCGGAGGCGCATTTCGTAGGCAAACAGCAGGACGCCGAGGAGGCGGTGGTGGAGCATGAAAGTGTGGCTCGTCTGAGTGCCAGCAAGCCCAGCGACACCGCCTCGCTGACCCTCGAACAGTGCCTGGAGCACTACACCAAGGCGGAGACGCTGAGCGCCGAGGACGCCTGGCGCTGTCCGCACTGCCAGCAGTACCTTCCTGTGGTGAAGACGCTGGGCCTGTGGTCGCTGCCCGACATCCTGGTGGTGCACTTCAAGCGCTTCCGGCAGCACCAGTCCAAGGGACCGCAGGCCGCCAAGCTGACCACCATGGTCAAGTTCCCGCTTACGGCCTTCGACATGTCGCCGCACTTGGCACGCGGTGTTCACGAGAGCGCCAGCAGCTCGCTGGGAATGGGAACGGGACTGGGATTGGGCCTCGGACTCGGTCTGGGCTCCGGCAATCCCTGGAAGAAGGCCCGCTCCGGCGACTCGCGCTCCTCCACGCTCAACTCGCGCTGCGACCCCAAGGACACGCGCTACGACCTGTACGCCGTGTGCTACCACCAGGGCGACACCCTGGAGACGGGCCACTACACGGCCGCCTGCAAGAACCCCTACGACCGGCAGTGGTACAAGTTCGATGACCAGCGGGTGAGCAAGGTGCCCGAGGACGACATCGAGCAGGACATAATCAACAACGAGGCCTACATGCTCTTCTACCAGCGACGCAGCGTGGATGCGGGCGAGTGCTCCGGCTCCAGTTCGAACTCTGGAGATCACTGGGTGTCGCGCATCGCCCCGGCCCCCTCGTCGTCCGCCTCGTCGACTTCTGGCAAGGAGAAGGAGCCGCCGGTCAAGGTGGAGGAAGCGACTGAAACGCCAGCGGCAGAGAAGGCTCAATCCAAACCGGTGGACATACCCAAAATATGTCAGGAGAGGGTGGAAG CTACCGAAGAGCCCACAGAGGATGTTCCGGAGAAGGCATCAACTCCGAATAAGCTGAATATCGAGGAACTGGCCTTTGCCGATGCCGATGTGGACACCAGTTTAAGTGAGACCAGCACCAAAACGGAGGCAGCACCAGCAGTTGAACCCGAGAAGCTGACCGTAGAAGAAGCCACGTCTATATTTGCCATGGATGAGGACTGCACGGACCTCGGCGAGGAGGAGAAGAAAGAAGACACTACCGAGAAGGAAGAAATTCCACTCCCTGCGAGCGAATCAACCGCCGAGCCCAAGACCAATGGTCATGCGAGTTCTTCCTCCAGCTCTTCCTCCTCTGAAAGCTCCCTCTCGTCGCGCTCTTCGCCGAGATCACTGAGCACCTCGGTGACGGCTGCCTCCACGCTGCAGAGCAAGTTCAACGGTCACTTGAGTGCCGCTCCGCCGGCTCTTTTCAACGGAAATGGAAGTGCGAATGGGAATACGCCGCAGCTCTCGTCCAGCTTGCAGCTGTCCCGCCAGGTGCTGCACAACCACAATTGGCATGGATCCAGGAGCAGCGTGTCGGCGGTGGAGAACGCTTCCCACCAGGCGGCCAGTCTAAGCCTGCGGCACTCGTTCTCCACCAGCTCAAATTACACGGAGACGCTGTCTTCGCTGCTGCGCAAGTCCGCGAACACTTGCAGCAAGGACACCCTGCTGTTCATCGACCAGCAGAACCACCATCATACATCGGGACTGATCGAAGACGACGATGATTCATACATGGGCCGGTCCCTATGG ATATCCCCCGTGACGCCACACAAACTTATAACTGTTTCGCCCAAGAATTAG
- the Usp15-31 gene encoding ubiquitin carboxyl-terminal hydrolase 43 isoform X2, giving the protein MGTAKERGEQSEGDAATTHSTGAATTTGGAGAATTTTTTNAAKKIRRAFSMPRNPFRWSRKFKTAAASVASSSEKDNGSGGRDNEVVGGGGGRERRGSHTAISSCVGGGRGRSGSIVSLSSYEAPLVTTTSSSNNNNAANNNNSSSNTTASNGSNNNSNNNNKRTRALRRSSFRKFLNRIAQHLSSTANKHGQSTVQGSSGGGGAGPGERVPPIGGYQWPADQTPGVMGLKNHGNTCFMNAVLQCLSHTDILAEYFVLDQYKADLKRRNKINSRKFGTKGELTEQLANVLKALWTCRNESDHSTGFKAVVDRYGSQFRSSTQHDAQEFLFWLLDKVHEDLNTASKRRYKSLKNSYGRSDEVIAAETLANHIRCNNSFVQAVFQAQFRSSLTCPRCEKQSNTFDPFHCISVQLPQLTQQTIFVTVVYMKQLPRQVRMGLRVPAGSPIVALREQLHADTGIEGSRMVLVDLNAEGFSRVFYDTQPVETLASIETIYCIEVPEATAAQLPKVETDKPAPATTTVASQADLLLLVANVYRAKDGKDISRFGAPFSMKAPRDCSYQDLQKRLLREMAALLKPEVFSYATPPAEMFRIRLQDPSADPDTYLEQVEHPLLTEMIDMALSVLSAEAGPQHIKLLLEWSSPEAHFVGKQQDAEEAVVEHESVARLSASKPSDTASLTLEQCLEHYTKAETLSAEDAWRCPHCQQYLPVVKTLGLWSLPDILVVHFKRFRQHQSKGPQAAKLTTMVKFPLTAFDMSPHLARGVHESASSSLGMGTGLGLGLGLGLGSGNPWKKARSGDSRSSTLNSRCDPKDTRYDLYAVCYHQGDTLETGHYTAACKNPYDRQWYKFDDQRVSKVPEDDIEQDIINNEAYMLFYQRRSVDAGECSGSSSNSGDHWVSRIAPAPSSSASSTSGKEKEPPVKVEEATETPAAEKAQSKPVDIPKICQERVEATEEPTEDVPEKASTPNKLNIEELAFADADVDTSLSETSTKTEAAPAVEPEKLTVEEATSIFAMDEDCTDLGEEEKKEDTTEKEEIPLPASESTAEPKTNGHASSSSSSSSSESSLSSRSSPRSLSTSVTAASTLQSKFNGHLSAAPPALFNGNGSANGNTPQLSSSLQLSRQVLHNHNWHGSRSSVSAVENASHQAASLSLRHSFSTSSNYTETLSSLLRKSANTCSKDTLLFIDQQNHHHTSGLIEDDDDSYMGRSLWISPVTPHKLITVSPKN; this is encoded by the exons ATGGGCACGGCAAAGGAGCGAGGAGAGCAGAGCGAGGGCGACGCCGCCACCACCCACTCAACgggggcagcaacaacaacaggggGAGCAGGAGCTGCCACTACAACAACCACGACGAATGCCGCCAAAAAGATTCGCCGCGCCTTCTCCATGCCACGCAATCCCTTCCGCTGGTCGCGTAAATTCAAAACGGCAGCGGCCTCCGTTGCGTCGTCCTCGGAAAAGGACAACGGAAGTGGCGGCAGGGATAACGAAGTGGtggggggaggaggaggaagagagCGACGTGGCAGCCACACGGCCATCTCCTCCTGCGtgggcggggggcgtggcaggagcGGCAGCATTGTCTCCCTGAGCAGCTACGAGGCTCCACTCGTGACCACCACCTcctccagcaacaacaacaatgcggccaacaacaacaacagcagcagcaacaccaccgCCAGCAAtggaagcaacaacaacagcaacaacaacaacaagcggACACGTGCTCTACGCCGCTCGTCCTTCAGGAAGTTTCTCAACCGGATCGCCCAGCACCTGAGCTCAACG GCGAACAAACATGGCCAGTCGACGGTGCAGGGATCttcgggaggaggaggagccggtCCAGGCGAGCGAGTGCCTCCCATCGGAGGCTACCAGTGGCCGGCGGACCAGACTCCGGGCGTAATGGGGCTGAAGAACCACGGCAACACGTGCTTCATGAACGCGGTGCTGCAGTGCCTCAGCCACACGGACATCCTGGCCGAGTACTTTGTGCTGGACCAGTACAAG GCCGACCTCAAGCGCCGCAACAAGATCAACTCGCGCAAGTTCGGCACCAAGGGCGAGCTCACCGAGCAGCTGGCCAACGTGCTGAAGGCGCTGTGGACCTGCCGGAACGAGAGCGACCACAGCACCGGCTTCAAGGCGGTGGTGGATCGGTACGGGAGCCAGTTCAGGAGCTCCACGCAGCACGACGCCCAGGAGTTCCTCTTCTGGCTGCTGGACAAGGTGCACGAGGACCTGAACACGGCCAGCAAGCGGCGCTACAAGAGCCTCAAG AACTCCTACGGCCGCTCGGACGAGGTGATCGCCGCCGAGACGCTGGCCAACCACATCCGGTGCAACAACAGCTTCGTCCAGGCGGTGTTCCAGGCCCAGTTCCGCTCTTCGCTCACCTGCCCGCGCTGCGAGAAGCAGTCGAACACCTTCGACCCCTTCCACTGCATCTCGGTGCAGCTGCCGCAGCTCACGCAGCAGACGATCTTCGTCACGGTGGTGTACATGAAGCAGCTGCCCCGCCAGGTGCGCATGGGTCTGCGCGTTCCCGCAGGATCGCCCATTGTGGCTCTGCGGGAGCAGCTCCACGCGGACACGGGCATCGAGGGATCGCGCATGGTGCTGGTGGATCTGAATGCCGAGGGCTTCTCGCGCGTCTTCTACGACACGCAGCCGGTGGAGACGCTGGCCAGCATCGAGACCATCTACTGCATCGAGGTGCCGGAGGCGACTGCTGCCCAACTTCCCAAGGTAGAAACGGATAAGCCTGCTCCCGCCACAACAACAGTGGCTTCGCAGGCCGACCTGCTGCTCCTGGTGGCCAACGTGTACCGGGCGAAGGACGGCAAGGACATCTCGCGCTTCGGGGCTCCCTTCAGCATGAAGGCGCCGCGCGACTGCTCCTACCAGGACCTGCAGAAGCGCCTGCTGCGCGAAATGGCCGCGCTGCTCAAGCCCGAGGTCTTCTCCTACGCCACTCCGCCGGCCGAGATGTTCCGCATCCGGCTGCAGGACCCCTCCGCCGATCCGGACACCTACCTGGAGCAGGTGGAGCACCCGCTGCTCACCGAGATGATCGACATGGCGCTCTCCGTGCTCTCCGCGGAGGCGGGACCGCAGCACATCAAGCTGCTGCTGGAGTGGAGCTCTCCGGAGGCGCATTTCGTAGGCAAACAGCAGGACGCCGAGGAGGCGGTGGTGGAGCATGAAAGTGTGGCTCGTCTGAGTGCCAGCAAGCCCAGCGACACCGCCTCGCTGACCCTCGAACAGTGCCTGGAGCACTACACCAAGGCGGAGACGCTGAGCGCCGAGGACGCCTGGCGCTGTCCGCACTGCCAGCAGTACCTTCCTGTGGTGAAGACGCTGGGCCTGTGGTCGCTGCCCGACATCCTGGTGGTGCACTTCAAGCGCTTCCGGCAGCACCAGTCCAAGGGACCGCAGGCCGCCAAGCTGACCACCATGGTCAAGTTCCCGCTTACGGCCTTCGACATGTCGCCGCACTTGGCACGCGGTGTTCACGAGAGCGCCAGCAGCTCGCTGGGAATGGGAACGGGACTGGGATTGGGCCTCGGACTCGGTCTGGGCTCCGGCAATCCCTGGAAGAAGGCCCGCTCCGGCGACTCGCGCTCCTCCACGCTCAACTCGCGCTGCGACCCCAAGGACACGCGCTACGACCTGTACGCCGTGTGCTACCACCAGGGCGACACCCTGGAGACGGGCCACTACACGGCCGCCTGCAAGAACCCCTACGACCGGCAGTGGTACAAGTTCGATGACCAGCGGGTGAGCAAGGTGCCCGAGGACGACATCGAGCAGGACATAATCAACAACGAGGCCTACATGCTCTTCTACCAGCGACGCAGCGTGGATGCGGGCGAGTGCTCCGGCTCCAGTTCGAACTCTGGAGATCACTGGGTGTCGCGCATCGCCCCGGCCCCCTCGTCGTCCGCCTCGTCGACTTCTGGCAAGGAGAAGGAGCCGCCGGTCAAGGTGGAGGAAGCGACTGAAACGCCAGCGGCAGAGAAGGCTCAATCCAAACCGGTGGACATACCCAAAATATGTCAGGAGAGGGTGGAAG CTACCGAAGAGCCCACAGAGGATGTTCCGGAGAAGGCATCAACTCCGAATAAGCTGAATATCGAGGAACTGGCCTTTGCCGATGCCGATGTGGACACCAGTTTAAGTGAGACCAGCACCAAAACGGAGGCAGCACCAGCAGTTGAACCCGAGAAGCTGACCGTAGAAGAAGCCACGTCTATATTTGCCATGGATGAGGACTGCACGGACCTCGGCGAGGAGGAGAAGAAAGAAGACACTACCGAGAAGGAAGAAATTCCACTCCCTGCGAGCGAATCAACCGCCGAGCCCAAGACCAATGGTCATGCGAGTTCTTCCTCCAGCTCTTCCTCCTCTGAAAGCTCCCTCTCGTCGCGCTCTTCGCCGAGATCACTGAGCACCTCGGTGACGGCTGCCTCCACGCTGCAGAGCAAGTTCAACGGTCACTTGAGTGCCGCTCCGCCGGCTCTTTTCAACGGAAATGGAAGTGCGAATGGGAATACGCCGCAGCTCTCGTCCAGCTTGCAGCTGTCCCGCCAGGTGCTGCACAACCACAATTGGCATGGATCCAGGAGCAGCGTGTCGGCGGTGGAGAACGCTTCCCACCAGGCGGCCAGTCTAAGCCTGCGGCACTCGTTCTCCACCAGCTCAAATTACACGGAGACGCTGTCTTCGCTGCTGCGCAAGTCCGCGAACACTTGCAGCAAGGACACCCTGCTGTTCATCGACCAGCAGAACCACCATCATACATCGGGACTGATCGAAGACGACGATGATTCATACATGGGCCGGTCCCTATGG ATATCCCCCGTGACGCCACACAAACTTATAACTGTTTCGCCCAAGAATTAG